One Candidatus Tanganyikabacteria bacterium genomic region harbors:
- a CDS encoding DUF561 domain-containing protein encodes MIKRLHAALSARSLFKAISGLDVFDPDEVLRLVRAAAEGGADAVDVAADPALVAAARAAAPGLVLFASATDPDVLCASGADVLELGNYDAMYRAGLEPTAEQVLDWTRRVVARTRGQTPVCVTVPGRLPRAAQVDLAQALQAAGADLLQTEGVLGPRAEGVAGSIMHLLEALANTAAIRSAVALPLILAGGVDPQNAPHAIAAGADGVGVGRFLKEAADLPAAVREVRTALATLALRTPAIER; translated from the coding sequence ATGATCAAGCGCCTGCACGCCGCCCTCTCCGCCCGCTCGCTCTTCAAGGCCATCTCCGGCCTCGACGTCTTCGATCCCGACGAGGTCCTGCGCCTGGTCCGCGCGGCGGCCGAGGGCGGGGCGGACGCGGTGGACGTGGCCGCCGATCCGGCGCTCGTCGCCGCCGCAAGGGCGGCCGCGCCCGGCCTGGTGCTATTCGCGTCGGCGACAGATCCCGACGTGCTGTGCGCCTCCGGCGCCGACGTGCTGGAGCTGGGCAACTACGACGCGATGTACCGCGCCGGCCTGGAGCCCACCGCCGAGCAGGTTCTCGACTGGACCCGCCGCGTCGTGGCGCGGACGCGCGGCCAGACTCCGGTGTGCGTCACCGTGCCCGGCCGGCTGCCGCGAGCCGCCCAGGTCGATCTGGCCCAGGCGCTCCAGGCGGCGGGAGCCGACCTCCTCCAGACCGAAGGCGTGCTCGGCCCGCGTGCCGAGGGCGTTGCCGGTTCCATCATGCATCTGCTCGAGGCGCTGGCCAACACCGCCGCGATCCGATCCGCCGTGGCCTTGCCGCTGATCCTGGCCGGCGGCGTCGACCCCCAGAACGCTCCCCACGCGATAGCCGCGGGCGCCGACGGCGTGGGTGTCGGGCGCTTCCTCAAGGAGGCCGCCGATTTGCCCGCCGCGGTGCGGGAGGTGCGCACCGCCCTGGCGACCCTCGCCTTGCGGACTCCGGCAATCGAGCGCTGA